The following proteins are co-located in the Nerophis lumbriciformis linkage group LG22, RoL_Nlum_v2.1, whole genome shotgun sequence genome:
- the nme3 gene encoding nucleoside diphosphate kinase 3, producing the protein MERTFIAVKPDGVQRGLCGDIIKRFEQRGFKLLAAKFMQASEEHMKTHYLDLKDTPFYAALCKYMSSGPVFAMVWEGRGIVKLARMMLGETNPADSKPGSIRGDFCIDIGRNIIHGSDTVENAKREIDLWFKANELLDYAPCGQPWIYE; encoded by the exons ATGGAGCGCACCTTCATCGCCGTGAAGCCCGATGGCGTCCAGAGAGGTTTGTGCGGTGACATCATCAAGCGCTTCGAGCAGAGAGGCTTCAAGCTGCTCGCTGCCAAGTTCATGCAG GCGTCAGAAGAGCACATGAAGACGCATTATTTGGACCTGAAGGACACGCCCTTCTACGCCGCGCTCTGCAAGTACATGTCCTCAGGACCCGTCTTTGCCATG GTGTGGGAGGGGCGGGGCATCGTCAAGCTGGCCAGGATGATGCTGGGAGAGACCAACCCGGCCGACTCCAAACCAGGAAGCATCCGAGGAGACTTCTGCATCGACATCGGCAG GAACATCATTCACGGCAGCGACACGGTGGAAAACGCCAAGCGGGAGATCGACTTGTGGTTCAAAGCCAACGAGCTGCTGGACTACGCCCCTTGTGGCCAACCCTGGATCTACGAGTGA